DNA sequence from the Ramlibacter agri genome:
GCAGCGAACGCGAGATGTTGTGGTCCTCGCCCTCGTAGTTGTTCAGGTAGGTCCAGAAGAAGTGCGTGGTGCTGCGCGTCTCCGGCGTCATGAACTGGCAATTGCGGTACTCGCGGCTGCCTTCGCGCTTGCCTTGCTCCGAGCCGCTGCCGGCCGGGGAGAACATCGACTCCAGGAAGAAGATGCCGGGGACGAACATGCGGCCGATGTTGCGGCGGTCGACCGGCTGGTCCTTCTCCGCCGCGGGCAGCACCTTGCGGTGGAAGGGCGGTGGCGCCGCGTTCATGTGCCAGCGCTCGACGCGGAAGCCGTCGTTCAGGCGTTCCACCGCCACCGGCTTGGTGACGTAGGCGTACTCCTCGGAGCCGCCCAGGGTCTTGGTGTGCACGAAGGCCAGGTGGGCGAAATCGCTCAGGTTGTCGACGATCAGCAGCCAGTTGGCGTCGTAGTGCATGTAGTCGGGAATGCCTTTCCACTGCGGGTCGCGCAGGTAGGGAAAGTCGACGATCAGCGCCGGGTCGGCCTGGTCCGGGTCGCCCATCCAGATCCACACCAGGTGGTCCTTCTCGACGACGGGATAGCTCTTCACGCCGAACTTCTCGGGCACCTTGTCCTGGCCGGGGATCTGGATGCACTTGCCGCTGCTGTCGAACTTGAGGCCGTGGTACATGCAGCGCACGCAGTCGCCCTCACGGCGCCCCAGGTGCAGCGGCACGCCGCGGTGGCAGCAGCGGTCGCGCAGCGCGACGACCTTGCCGCTCTCGGACTTGTAGAGGAGCACGGCCTCCTCGAGGATGGTGCGGGGCAGCATTTTCCCGTCCAGCAGTTCATGGTCCCAGGCGGCGACGTACCAGCAGTTCTTCAGAAACATCGAAGGCTCCATTGCGAATGGCGCGATGCTAGGAAGCGGGAGCCGCCGGATCAATGGCCTGGGCTGGCCGCTGTGTTCCAATTCCTGGACAGTGAACTGGGACGACTTCGATGCCTTCTGCCAGGTGGTGGACCACGGCGGCTTCAGCGCCGCGGCGCGCGCGCTCGACCGTCCCAAGTCCAGCCTCAGCGCCTC
Encoded proteins:
- a CDS encoding aromatic ring-hydroxylating dioxygenase subunit alpha produces the protein MFLKNCWYVAAWDHELLDGKMLPRTILEEAVLLYKSESGKVVALRDRCCHRGVPLHLGRREGDCVRCMYHGLKFDSSGKCIQIPGQDKVPEKFGVKSYPVVEKDHLVWIWMGDPDQADPALIVDFPYLRDPQWKGIPDYMHYDANWLLIVDNLSDFAHLAFVHTKTLGGSEEYAYVTKPVAVERLNDGFRVERWHMNAAPPPFHRKVLPAAEKDQPVDRRNIGRMFVPGIFFLESMFSPAGSGSEQGKREGSREYRNCQFMTPETRSTTHFFWTYLNNYEGEDHNISRSLHQSLIEGFLEDKHLIEAQQKVLDADPSFELQAVVADAALSHFRRTLAAQIAKEQSEQAATPVPIAVRKPHQVGLGA